A single region of the Nocardioides aquaticus genome encodes:
- a CDS encoding transcriptional regulator — translation MRALVAESWHRSHQAGVDADLSEARTWMERREVLDYRAGHILAPVYPLIFDVLGRAAVQTDCVLAVSDGQTRLLWVAGRPGVKRQAESIRFVEGTDWAEDRIGTNALGTSIRLDDAVHINSREHFATSVKDWSCAAAPIHHPETDAVLGVVDVTGTGIIDTPQTLAMVKATARMAESELGRLLILRRALAPEPNPDAERPLLKLTGLGRPDLQVEWGERTGRLSRRHSDIVAVLAEQPDGVSGEQLSLAVYDEDIQPSTMRAQMTRLRGILGAGFLHSRPYRLEVAIQTDWGDVVAALRGRRLDEAVRLYKGPLLPASDAPGVVEQRNVLERELTQALLTSHSADLLASATRSRWASENLELWERQTQLLPRDSPLWAASLSQVHRLRTEYGIAAPGPRVPNRLHRL, via the coding sequence ATGCGCGCGCTGGTTGCGGAGTCCTGGCATCGCTCGCACCAGGCAGGGGTCGACGCCGACTTGTCCGAGGCACGGACTTGGATGGAGCGGCGCGAGGTCCTGGACTACCGGGCGGGCCACATCCTCGCGCCGGTGTACCCCCTGATCTTTGACGTCCTCGGGCGGGCCGCCGTGCAGACCGACTGCGTGCTGGCGGTCTCGGACGGGCAGACGCGGTTGCTCTGGGTCGCGGGACGCCCCGGGGTCAAGCGGCAGGCGGAGTCCATCCGCTTCGTCGAAGGCACAGACTGGGCAGAGGACCGGATCGGGACGAACGCCCTCGGGACCTCGATCCGGCTCGACGACGCGGTGCACATCAACTCCCGCGAGCACTTCGCGACCTCCGTCAAGGACTGGTCGTGTGCTGCCGCACCGATACACCATCCGGAGACCGACGCTGTCCTAGGCGTGGTCGACGTGACGGGAACGGGCATCATCGACACACCGCAGACACTGGCGATGGTCAAAGCCACCGCACGAATGGCCGAGAGCGAGCTGGGTCGACTGCTCATCCTGCGCCGCGCGCTCGCTCCCGAGCCGAACCCGGACGCCGAGCGGCCTCTGTTGAAGCTTACGGGATTGGGGCGTCCCGACCTCCAGGTCGAGTGGGGCGAACGCACCGGGCGGCTGAGCCGCCGCCACAGCGACATCGTTGCTGTCTTGGCTGAACAACCCGACGGGGTTTCCGGCGAGCAACTCTCCTTGGCGGTCTACGACGAGGACATCCAGCCCTCCACGATGCGCGCCCAGATGACCCGACTGCGCGGGATCCTCGGCGCCGGCTTCCTGCACTCGCGGCCCTACCGGCTCGAGGTCGCCATCCAAACCGACTGGGGCGATGTAGTCGCCGCGCTGCGCGGGCGACGGCTCGATGAAGCCGTGCGCCTCTATAAGGGTCCGCTGCTGCCGGCTTCGGACGCCCCCGGAGTCGTCGAGCAACGCAACGTCCTCGAGCGTGAGCTGACCCAGGCGCTGCTCACCAGCCACAGCGCCGACCTGCTCGCCTCGGCCACGAGGTCGCGCTGGGCCAGCGAAAACCTCGAACTGTGGGAGCGGCAGACCCAACTGCTGCCCCGTGACTCCCCTCTATGGGCGGCGTCGCTGAGCCAGGTCCACAGGTTGCGCACGGAGTACGGCATCGCGGCTCCGGGCCCGCGCGTTCCCAACCGGCTGCACCGGTTATGA
- a CDS encoding propanediol/glycerol family dehydratase large subunit — MTALENTPAPIRHSLRTEVLESRPVNLDGFVEEWPERGMVAMDSDFDPKPSITVDDGVITEMDGTARADFDFIDQFIADKAIDASLAEASMSLPAQEIARMVVDPTTSREDVRDVVKGLTPAKLLEVANNLNIVEIMMGLQKMRARRTPANQAHCTSARDNPVQVACDAAEATLRGFNEVETTLGVVRYAPLVAMAQQIGSQVGTGGTLTQCALEEATELALGMRGITAYAETISVYGTEPVFVDGDDTPWSKGFLASSYASRGIKMRFTSGTGSEVQMGNAQGKSMLFLEIRCILIAKGAGSQGLQNGSISCIGVPGAVPAGIRAVAAENLIASMVDLECASGNDQSFSHSPMRRTARMMPQMMSGTDFVVSGFSAVPNYDNMFAGSNVDTDDFDDWNTIQRDLQIDGGLRHVPEPEILAARQRGGDALQAVFNHLDLPPISDEEVTEAVYANGSNDCIPRDVIEDLKGAQSVMDRGITGFDLIKALESEGFTDVAQNLLGVLRQRVSGDLLQTSAILKDMEPLSAINDNNDYAGPGTGYRPSGERWEEMKRLRHVTSASNPEQEV; from the coding sequence ATGACCGCCCTGGAGAACACTCCCGCCCCCATCCGGCACAGTCTGCGCACCGAGGTGCTGGAGAGCCGCCCCGTCAACCTCGACGGCTTCGTTGAGGAATGGCCCGAGAGGGGCATGGTGGCGATGGACAGCGACTTCGACCCCAAGCCCAGCATCACCGTCGATGACGGTGTGATCACCGAGATGGACGGCACCGCGCGCGCCGACTTCGACTTCATCGACCAGTTCATCGCCGACAAGGCGATCGACGCCAGCCTCGCCGAGGCGTCGATGTCGCTGCCGGCCCAAGAGATCGCCCGGATGGTGGTCGACCCGACCACGTCGCGCGAGGACGTCCGCGACGTCGTCAAGGGGCTGACCCCGGCGAAGCTGCTGGAGGTGGCCAACAACCTCAACATTGTCGAGATCATGATGGGTCTGCAGAAGATGCGTGCCCGTCGCACTCCGGCCAACCAGGCCCACTGCACCAGCGCGCGTGACAACCCGGTGCAGGTGGCCTGTGACGCGGCCGAGGCCACGCTGCGTGGGTTCAACGAGGTGGAGACCACGCTCGGTGTGGTGCGCTACGCCCCGCTGGTGGCCATGGCGCAGCAGATCGGCAGCCAGGTCGGCACTGGCGGCACGTTGACACAGTGCGCGCTGGAGGAGGCGACCGAGCTGGCGCTTGGGATGCGCGGCATCACGGCCTACGCCGAGACGATCTCGGTCTACGGCACCGAGCCCGTCTTTGTCGACGGCGACGACACCCCGTGGTCCAAGGGGTTCCTGGCCTCGTCGTACGCCTCGCGCGGCATCAAGATGCGGTTCACCTCCGGGACCGGCTCCGAGGTCCAGATGGGCAACGCCCAGGGCAAGTCGATGTTGTTCCTGGAGATCCGCTGCATCTTGATCGCCAAGGGCGCCGGGAGCCAGGGCCTGCAGAACGGCTCGATCTCGTGCATCGGGGTGCCCGGCGCGGTGCCGGCCGGCATCCGCGCAGTCGCGGCCGAGAACCTGATCGCCTCGATGGTCGACCTCGAGTGCGCCTCCGGTAACGACCAGTCGTTCTCGCACTCGCCGATGCGGCGCACGGCGCGGATGATGCCGCAGATGATGTCGGGCACCGACTTTGTGGTCTCTGGCTTCTCGGCGGTGCCGAACTACGACAACATGTTCGCAGGCTCCAACGTCGACACCGACGACTTCGACGACTGGAACACGATCCAGCGTGACTTGCAGATCGACGGCGGCTTGCGACACGTGCCCGAGCCGGAGATCCTCGCCGCTCGCCAGCGTGGTGGCGACGCGCTGCAGGCGGTCTTCAACCACCTCGACCTACCACCGATCTCTGACGAGGAAGTCACCGAGGCGGTCTACGCCAACGGCAGCAACGACTGCATCCCGCGTGACGTGATCGAGGACCTCAAGGGCGCGCAGTCGGTGATGGACCGGGGCATCACCGGCTTCGACCTGATCAAGGCGCTGGAGTCCGAAGGCTTCACCGACGTGGCGCAGAACCTGCTCGGCGTCCTCCGGCAGCGCGTCTCGGGTGACCTGCTCCAGACCTCGGCGATCCTGAAGGACATGGAGCCGCTCTCGGCGATCAACGACAACAACGACTACGCCGGGCCGGGCACCGGCTACCGCCCCTCCGGAGAGCGGTGGGAAGAAATGAAGCGACTCCGCCACGTGACCAGCGCGTCCAACCCTGAGCAGGAGGTCTGA
- a CDS encoding diol dehydratase small subunit, whose amino-acid sequence MSQPALTAADYPLSVKRPELLTTPTGKAFSEITLDGVMSGDVRAEDLRVSAETLRLQAALSEAAGRPQLGANLRRAAELTAVADERVLGIYNALRPNASTKQELLDIATELEEQYNATITADFVREAADVYERRGVLADAD is encoded by the coding sequence ATGAGTCAACCCGCCCTGACAGCGGCCGACTATCCGCTCAGCGTGAAGCGGCCGGAGCTGCTGACCACACCCACGGGGAAGGCCTTCTCAGAGATCACGCTAGACGGCGTGATGTCCGGAGACGTCAGGGCGGAGGACCTGCGGGTCAGCGCCGAGACGCTTCGTCTCCAGGCGGCGCTGTCCGAGGCTGCCGGACGACCCCAGCTCGGCGCCAATCTGCGTCGCGCCGCCGAGCTGACCGCCGTCGCCGACGAGCGCGTGCTGGGCATCTACAACGCGCTCCGTCCCAACGCCTCCACCAAGCAGGAGCTGCTCGACATCGCGACCGAGCTCGAGGAGCAGTACAACGCCACGATCACCGCTGACTTCGTCCGCGAGGCCGCCGACGTTTACGAGCGTCGCGGCGTCCTCGCCGACGCCGACTGA
- a CDS encoding glycerol dehydratase reactivase beta/small subunit family protein, protein MSELRRGTGRGSGQPEPPHVLVAGSADDDLVRAALAGIEEEGVPSRVVPPRGDSEAAARAAAQTAPLDVGLAVVDGAVCLTHAKFPDGHLVDRVVDASPVEARLLGHDAARIVLSVPLHVGNPQ, encoded by the coding sequence ATGTCTGAGCTGCGCCGCGGCACGGGCCGTGGGAGCGGACAGCCCGAGCCGCCGCACGTGTTGGTAGCCGGAAGCGCCGACGACGACCTGGTGCGCGCCGCCCTGGCCGGGATCGAGGAGGAGGGCGTACCGAGCAGGGTCGTGCCGCCGCGTGGCGACTCGGAGGCGGCCGCCCGTGCGGCCGCCCAGACGGCCCCGCTTGATGTCGGGCTTGCGGTGGTCGACGGCGCGGTCTGCCTGACTCACGCGAAGTTCCCGGACGGCCACCTGGTCGACAGGGTGGTTGACGCGAGCCCGGTCGAAGCACGCCTGCTCGGGCACGACGCAGCCCGGATCGTGCTCAGCGTCCCGCTCCATGTTGGGAACCCGCAATGA
- a CDS encoding IS3 family transposase (programmed frameshift) has product MARKNYSEEFRRQAVDLYESTPGATVRGIAEDLGIVRGTLRHWLEAYGTGKKTAADGTLTTSPLSKTAFSVPPGDETPEQKVARLEARVSELEIEATKLSTEREILQRAAKYFGRGDALVSRFQFVADNSATFEVKRLCELLEVTRSSFYAWKEAAAARAERAAANADLEARIRKIHAADNTVGAPRITAELNDGAATEERVNHKRVARVMKAAGIVGYAKKRRVRTTIPDQSGQKVPDLLNRDLTADAPNLRYVGDITYLPLADGTNLYLATVIDCYSRRLAGWAVADHMRTELVDDALKAAAATRGSLAGATFHSDHGSVYTSKDYARLCADLGVTQSMGAVGSSADNALAESFNAALKREVLQDAACWADELTCRRQVFRWLTRYNTKRRHSWCRYQSPIAYETARTTATLPTAA; this is encoded by the exons ATGGCCAGGAAGAACTACTCCGAGGAGTTTCGTCGTCAGGCCGTCGACTTGTATGAGTCCACGCCGGGGGCCACGGTCCGCGGTATCGCCGAGGACTTGGGCATCGTGCGGGGCACGTTGCGCCATTGGCTCGAGGCGTATGGGACCGGCAAGAAGACAGCTGCCGACGGGACGCTGACCACCAGCCCGCTGTCCAAGACGGCCTTCTCTGTGCCGCCAGGGGACGAGACGCCGGAGCAGAAGGTCGCCCGGCTCGAAGCCCGGGTCAGCGAGCTCGAGATCGAGGCGACCAAGCTGTCCACCGAGCGGGAGATCCTCCAACGGGCGGCTAAGTATTTCG GCCGGGGAGACGCGCTGGTGAGTCGCTTCCAGTTCGTCGCCGACAACTCCGCCACCTTCGAGGTGAAGCGACTGTGTGAGCTCCTCGAGGTGACGCGTTCTTCGTTCTACGCCTGGAAGGAGGCAGCTGCGGCCCGGGCCGAGCGGGCCGCCGCGAACGCCGACCTCGAGGCCCGGATCCGCAAGATCCACGCCGCCGACAACACCGTCGGCGCCCCACGGATCACTGCCGAGCTCAACGACGGCGCCGCCACCGAGGAGCGGGTCAACCACAAGCGCGTCGCCCGCGTGATGAAGGCCGCCGGGATCGTCGGCTACGCCAAGAAGCGCCGTGTCCGCACCACGATCCCTGACCAGTCGGGACAGAAGGTCCCCGACCTGCTCAACCGGGACCTCACCGCCGATGCCCCGAACCTCCGCTACGTCGGCGACATCACCTACCTGCCGCTGGCCGACGGGACGAACCTCTACCTGGCCACCGTCATCGACTGCTACTCACGACGGCTCGCCGGCTGGGCAGTCGCCGACCACATGCGCACCGAGCTCGTCGACGACGCGCTCAAGGCAGCTGCCGCGACCCGCGGCAGCCTGGCCGGGGCGACCTTCCACAGCGACCACGGGTCGGTCTACACCTCCAAGGACTACGCCCGACTCTGCGCCGACCTCGGCGTCACCCAGTCCATGGGTGCGGTCGGGTCATCAGCGGACAACGCGCTCGCCGAGTCGTTCAACGCCGCCCTGAAGCGGGAGGTCCTCCAAGACGCCGCCTGCTGGGCTGACGAGCTCACCTGCCGGCGCCAGGTCTTCAGATGGCTCACCCGCTACAACACCAAACGACGCCATTCCTGGTGCCGCTACCAGTCGCCCATCGCCTACGAGACAGCACGCACCACCGCTACGCTGCCAACCGCTGCGTAA
- a CDS encoding diol dehydratase reactivase subunit alpha, with translation MRIEDLEDVPAGAEVVVVVGGQHDFEGAARLIEAAVQRGVSAKAAVLRNDDAVLVGNRISQLMPIVDEVSLVEAVPIGMLAAVEVAAPGHTVRTLSNAYGIATVFGLDADQTRTVSPVARALTGNRSAVVVRTPHGDVSDHTVPAGALQLIGRDRSLSIDVNRGAPAIMATLARVGELEDATGEAGTNVGGMLAKVRQSMSDLLALAESDMQIRDILAVDTFVPQEVRGGLAGEVALENAVALAAMVSTKHSGMQSVAAVIEEHLLEAGAADVSTVIGGVEAEMAVRGALTTPGTDKPLVVLDLGGGSTDAAVIERNGSIRATHVSGAGDLVSKLIASELGLDNLEVAEAIKQHPLARVESFYHSRLEDGTVHFSEKPFPPNVFARVVTLDGESMAPIPTKHSVERVRQIRRTAKERVFVVNALRALTSVAPHGDLRQVGFVVLLGGSALDFEIPQLIADALAPFGIVCGTGNVRGTEGPRNAVASGLVMAYVEGLAEMKETADV, from the coding sequence GTGCGGATCGAGGACCTCGAGGACGTCCCCGCCGGAGCGGAGGTGGTGGTCGTCGTGGGCGGCCAGCACGACTTCGAGGGCGCCGCGCGGCTCATCGAGGCCGCGGTCCAGCGCGGGGTGAGCGCCAAGGCAGCCGTGCTGCGCAACGACGACGCAGTCCTGGTCGGGAACCGCATCTCGCAGCTCATGCCCATCGTGGACGAGGTCTCGCTCGTGGAGGCCGTCCCCATCGGGATGCTCGCCGCGGTCGAGGTCGCGGCTCCCGGTCACACCGTGCGCACGCTGTCCAATGCCTACGGCATCGCCACCGTATTCGGACTTGACGCCGACCAGACCCGCACGGTCTCGCCCGTGGCGCGCGCGTTGACCGGTAACCGCTCGGCCGTCGTCGTGCGTACTCCCCACGGGGACGTGAGCGACCACACCGTGCCGGCCGGTGCGCTGCAGCTGATCGGGCGCGACCGCAGCCTCAGCATCGACGTCAACCGCGGCGCGCCGGCGATCATGGCGACCCTCGCGCGCGTCGGCGAGCTGGAGGACGCGACCGGTGAGGCCGGCACCAACGTGGGCGGCATGCTCGCCAAGGTGCGGCAGTCAATGTCGGACCTCCTCGCCCTGGCCGAGTCCGACATGCAGATCCGCGACATCCTCGCCGTCGACACCTTCGTGCCGCAGGAGGTACGAGGTGGCTTGGCCGGGGAGGTGGCGCTGGAGAACGCCGTCGCCCTCGCGGCGATGGTGAGCACCAAGCACAGCGGCATGCAGTCCGTCGCGGCCGTCATCGAGGAGCACCTGCTGGAGGCCGGGGCCGCGGACGTCAGCACCGTGATCGGGGGTGTCGAGGCCGAGATGGCCGTACGGGGGGCGCTCACCACACCGGGCACCGACAAGCCGCTGGTGGTGCTCGACCTCGGGGGTGGCTCGACCGATGCCGCCGTGATCGAGCGCAACGGCAGCATCCGAGCGACGCACGTGTCCGGTGCCGGTGACCTAGTCTCTAAGCTGATCGCCTCCGAGCTCGGCCTGGACAACCTCGAGGTGGCCGAGGCGATCAAGCAGCACCCCCTGGCGCGAGTGGAGAGCTTCTACCACTCCCGGCTCGAGGACGGCACTGTGCATTTTTCCGAGAAGCCGTTTCCGCCGAACGTGTTCGCTCGCGTGGTGACCCTCGACGGGGAGTCGATGGCGCCGATCCCGACCAAGCACAGCGTGGAGCGCGTACGCCAGATCAGGCGCACCGCCAAGGAGCGGGTCTTCGTGGTCAACGCACTGCGTGCGCTCACCTCGGTGGCTCCCCACGGTGACCTTCGACAGGTCGGGTTCGTGGTACTGCTGGGGGGGAGCGCCCTAGACTTCGAGATCCCGCAACTGATCGCGGACGCGCTCGCCCCCTTCGGCATCGTCTGCGGCACGGGCAACGTACGCGGCACCGAGGGTCCGCGCAACGCCGTCGCCTCGGGCCTGGTCATGGCGTACGTGGAAGGCCTCGCCGAGATGAAGGAGACCGCCGATGTCTGA
- a CDS encoding propanediol/glycerol family dehydratase medium subunit has translation MSTVASESSLTLLESGPAGPGTRPDEVVLAISPAFADFFSMTITRIDHAVVMREVLAGIEEQGVTARVIRIKSSADLALIAHTAAKLSGSGIGIGILSRGTTMIHQRDLPRLSSLELFPQSPLMEPKTYRSVGSNAARYAKGESPQPVPTLNDQMARPRWQAKAALLHLKETEIIVQGAKPVEVQPQYA, from the coding sequence ATGAGCACGGTCGCATCCGAGAGCAGTCTGACCCTCCTCGAGAGCGGGCCCGCCGGCCCGGGAACCCGGCCCGACGAGGTGGTTCTGGCGATCTCGCCTGCCTTCGCGGACTTCTTCTCCATGACGATCACCAGGATCGACCATGCGGTCGTGATGCGGGAGGTGCTGGCAGGCATCGAGGAGCAGGGCGTCACCGCACGGGTGATCCGGATCAAGTCGAGCGCCGACCTGGCCCTCATCGCGCACACGGCAGCGAAGCTGTCGGGCTCCGGCATCGGGATCGGGATCCTGTCTCGTGGCACGACGATGATCCACCAGCGGGACCTGCCGCGGCTCTCCAGCCTGGAGCTGTTCCCGCAGTCGCCGCTGATGGAGCCTAAGACCTACCGCAGCGTCGGCAGCAACGCCGCGCGGTACGCCAAGGGTGAGTCGCCACAACCGGTGCCGACGCTGAACGACCAGATGGCGCGGCCACGCTGGCAGGCCAAGGCGGCCCTACTGCACCTGAAGGAGACCGAGATCATCGTCCAGGGAGCCAAGCCCGTCGAAGTCCAGCCCCAGTACGCCTGA
- a CDS encoding (2Fe-2S)-binding protein gives MTITQAEHVHARLAELGPFVGHDPLPPNGVADGWRPCAELLRSAAWIEQLVERTRIGLALGGSVAEVDVEDRVAASTAHLGVLARLVSPAVALTALTRHAPDLGAHLWFRFDKHRLQARLDYAGLVDDAAWARADDSMTGPLVRALLLPFGDLLAGTTGLTPVIVLGNTASALRGAVTVLRGASPAVGSVAEQLVGDLLTVSELSGSWVVAPDGPAGRIRWRRQSCCLFYRIPGAGLCGDCVLTRVPRR, from the coding sequence ATGACCATCACGCAGGCTGAGCACGTCCACGCTCGACTGGCAGAGCTGGGACCCTTCGTGGGGCACGACCCGCTGCCGCCGAACGGTGTCGCCGACGGCTGGCGCCCATGCGCGGAGCTACTGCGCTCCGCTGCCTGGATCGAGCAGCTCGTGGAACGCACCCGGATCGGCCTGGCCCTGGGTGGCAGCGTGGCGGAGGTTGACGTCGAGGACCGGGTCGCAGCCTCCACGGCGCACCTCGGCGTCCTGGCCCGTTTGGTCTCACCGGCCGTAGCCCTGACCGCACTCACGCGCCATGCCCCCGACCTCGGTGCCCACCTGTGGTTCCGCTTCGACAAGCACCGGCTCCAGGCAAGACTCGACTACGCGGGACTCGTCGACGATGCCGCGTGGGCGCGGGCGGACGACTCCATGACCGGACCGCTGGTGCGTGCCCTGCTGCTGCCTTTCGGCGATCTGCTCGCTGGGACCACCGGCCTCACGCCCGTCATCGTGCTCGGCAACACCGCCTCTGCGCTGCGGGGTGCGGTCACTGTGCTGCGCGGCGCGTCGCCGGCCGTCGGCTCGGTCGCGGAACAGCTGGTAGGCGACCTGCTCACCGTCTCGGAGCTGAGTGGCAGCTGGGTCGTCGCTCCGGATGGACCAGCGGGGCGGATCAGGTGGCGCCGCCAGAGCTGCTGCTTGTTCTACCGAATCCCAGGAGCGGGCCTGTGCGGCGACTGCGTCTTGACGCGCGTCCCCCGTCGGTGA
- a CDS encoding transposase — MWEQIEVVLPPVKESRGRPMRDHRLLLEGAIFRYRTGVVWRDLPSEFGPWQTVWKRHHRFSTDGTWDKSSPRCRSRPNARGGIDWRVSVDSTSSRVHQHALLLRGRRAGPARTQGARSNDKDPGALPPDLGHGV, encoded by the coding sequence ATGTGGGAGCAGATCGAGGTTGTCCTGCCGCCGGTGAAGGAAAGCCGGGGCCGGCCGATGCGTGATCACCGTCTGCTCCTCGAGGGCGCGATCTTCCGCTACCGCACAGGAGTCGTCTGGCGCGATCTACCGTCGGAGTTCGGCCCGTGGCAGACGGTCTGGAAGCGCCACCACAGGTTCTCCACCGACGGGACCTGGGACAAGTCCTCACCGCGCTGCAGGTCCAGGCCGAACGCTCGTGGCGGTATCGACTGGCGGGTCTCAGTCGACTCCACCAGCTCGCGAGTGCACCAGCACGCGCTACTGCTGCGAGGTCGCAGGGCGGGCCCAGCTCGCACACAGGGGGCACGGTCGAATGACAAAGATCCCGGGGCCCTACCCCCGGATCTTGGACACGGGGTGTGA